AGGCCGGTTGCAGGAGGGCTGGCGGCGCTGATGTACACGGACACGGTGCAGACCTTCGTCATTCTCGCGGGGGCCTTCGTCCTCATGGGTTACGGTACGGGCTCAGCCCATGGGGGAGGGGCGCGGAGGTCGCAGGTCGCAGAGCTCCCCACCTGGGAGCAGGGACATCGCGCGTCTGGGGCGGGGTGGTCCGAGGGAGGGCCTTGTCGCGGGCGCCGGGTCCCCTGACAGCCTTGCCCTCACAGCCTTCCACGAGGTGGGCGGGTATTCGGGGCTTTTCGACAAATACTTGCGGGCAGTGACGTCCCTGACGGTATCCGAGGATCCGGCCGTGGGCAACATCTCCAGCTCCTGCTATCGACCCCGGCCGGACTCCTACCACCTGCTCCGGGACCCTGTGACGGGGGACCTGCCATGGCCCGCGCTGCTTCTGGGGCTTACTATCGTGTCCAGCTGGTACTGGTGCAGCGACCAGGTGAGGGGTCGGGGCTGCGGCGGGATGCGAGGCCGGGGTAGAACCTGCGGGGGTGCGGAGCTGAGATGGGTGAAGCCTgaacccacctgggaagccaggtggaAGGCGTGGTccgggcgggggggggcgggcgaGAGGCCTGCCAAATAGACCTACCCAGATGGAGGCGGTTCCAAGGGGCGAGGTCTGCTCTTGGAACTGAATTGTCCGCCTCGAGGGGCCAGCGGCGGGGCCCGGATTAGAGAGGCGACTTGGGGTGAGGCCAGAGAGACGGCGAGTTACCCGGGACTGGACGCAGGTAGTTCGAAAGCACCTCGTCGCAGGTCATCGTGCAGCGCTGCCTGGCTGGGAAAAACCTCACCCACATCAAGGCAGGCTGCATCCTGTGCGGCTACTTGAAGCTGATGCCCATGTTCCTCATGGTCATGCCGGGCATGATCAGCCGCGTTCTTTACCCGGGTAACGGTAAACCCCGCCCCGACCCCGAATCCTGAGCCCCATCCAGCCCCTTTCTCAGTGGAGGATACAAGTGCCCGTCTCCCATTTCCGTTCCCGTTTGGAAGATGTGGGCCACCCAGTCCCGCCTCCCCCCTGGGGATCCCATTTCTCCACTGGGATTCCCGGTCCCCACTTCGGCGATCCGAAGTTCCAGACCCGGCCCCGCCCTAGCCGCGTGGCGCCCTCCTTCCCGCAGACGAGGTGGCGTGCGTGGTGCCCGAGGTGTGTAAGCGCGTGTGCGGCACCGAGGTGGGCTGCTCCAACATCGCCTACCCGCGGCTCGTCGTGAAGCTCATGCCCAATGGTGAGGGCGGTCCCCGGGTTGCCCCCCATGCCCACAGGCGCCAGTGCGAGGCGTCACCCCTCGCCCGGCCCGCACCCTTCGGGCGCCCCCTCGCGGCCGCAGACTCACGGCTGCAGTCCGCCCGCAGGTCTGCGCGGACTCATGCTGGCGGTCATGCTGGCGGCGCTCATGTCCTCGCTGGCCTCCATCTTCAACAGCAGCAGCACACTCTTCACCATGGACATCTACACGCGCCTGCGGCCCCGCGCGGGCGACCGCGAGCTGCTGCTAGTAGGACGGTGGGCCTGGGTTTTCCATCTCCGGCCCTACGACTCGGCCCCGAGGGAAGGGGCAGTAGGGACAGGGGGAGACAGGGTCCTGGGTGAAACCTCCCGTTGGCCGCCCACCGCAGGCTCTGGGTGGTGTTCATCGTGGCCGTGTCGGTGGCCTGGCTGCCCGTGGTGCAGGCGGCGCAGGGCGGGCAGCTCTTCGATTACATCCAGTCGGTCTCCAGTTACCTGGCGCCGCCGGTGTCTGCCGTCTTCGTGTTGGCGCTCTTCGTGCCCCGAGTCAACGAGAAGGTGAGCGTGTGTGCACATCGGGCGCTGGGGCCGGACTTGGACGCCCGAGGAGGCCGACACGCTCTTGGACCCCGCAGGGCGCCTTCTGGGGACTGATCGGGGGCCTGCTGATGGGTCTGGCACGCCTGGTTCCCGAGTTCTCCTTTGGCTCCGGCAGCTGCGTGCGCCCCTCGGCGTGCCCCGAGCTTCTCTGCCGCGTCCACTACCTCTACTTCGCCATCCTGCTCTTCGTCTGCTCCGGCCTCCTCACCCTCGTGGTCTCGCTGTGCACACCGCCCATCCCGCGCAAGCACGTAAGTGCAGGCCTCCCGTGGGGGCACTAAACGTGGGCGGGTGTGGCCCCTCTCCACCCCGAGGCTGCAGTCTGCTTCCCATGACTCCCAGTGGGGAGGACCTGAATGTCTGTAAGGTTTGGTGAGGGCAGACCAAGGAGTCCAGTTTGAAGCTTCATTTGCAAAGCAACcacaatgtttttatttaaatcatatttatttgCGGTGGTTTGGAGGTGGCCTGAAGATCATGGGGGAGGTGAAAGCCCCCCAGAGCCTTGGCCTGAGTGGTGGCCAGGAAGGACCTGGTACTATCCCAAAAGCCCCCAGAGGGCTTGGTCTTGTGCTGCGGGAAGGTGGGTGCCCCAGGACAGAGCTGATTGGGGGGCAGGACAAAAGAGCTGGGGCCCAGAAGGAGGGGCAGGACCCCACAGGTGCAGAAGGGGCAAAGGCAGCAAGAGGAAGCCCTCGTAGCAaacacccacagggaggaacacCGCATTGGCAGGACTGGAAGACTAAAGTACTAGAATTGAATTGTGAGTGTAGACCGGGGACATGGGGGTGATGAAGCCGAGGGCAGAGCATGGCGAAGAGTTTTTAAACACTCAGTTGAGGAGCTCGGGTTTAGCCTGAGGGCAGCCATGGAAGGTGGTCCTGGGCTGCTGTGCAGGCTGGACAAAGAGACGTGAGGAAGTGCTGGTGTGGACGGGAGACCTCCTGCTCTGGGGCGAGGTGGGGGGATGGCACTCCCACTCGGCCTGTGCTCCCCCCTTCCCCAGCTCCACCGCCTGGTTTTCAGTCTCCGGCACagcaaggaggagagggaggaccTGGATGCTGAGGAGCTAGAAGGTCCGACCGCAGCCCCCGTGCAGAACGGGTGCCCTGAGCACGCAGTGGAGATGGAGGGTAAGGCACTGCCCCCGGGACCTGGGGCCGGGGAGCTGGGGGAGCCGAGTGTCCTCAGACTCACTGTCAGGCCTCAATTTCTCccagcacccccgcccccaaGGCCAGGCCTGTTGCGGCAGTGCCTGCTCTGGTTCTGTGGTGTGAGCAGGGGTGGGGCGGGCAGCCCCCCACGCCCTACCCAGGAGGAGACAGCTGCCGCAGCCAGGCGGCTGGAGGACATCAGTGAGGACCCACACTGGGCCCGCGTCGTCAACCTCAACGCCCTGCTCATGATGGCCGTGGCCACGTTCCTCTGGGGCTTTTATGCCTGAGGCCCACTGTGTTGGACACCCTGAGCCACAGCCTTGAAATGAGTCGGGGTGGGGAGCCCGCAGCGGTGAGAAGGGCCTGGGGCCGGAGAGTAGCGGGGAGGCCCCGGGATCCCTACTGTCTGCCTTGTTTCTGCCCGGGGCCCAGTCCATTTGACTAGTAGCCACATCCTGTGAGGCCTTGGCCAGCTGGCCACTGTGGTTGCCCTAAGAACAAATAAAGCTGCCTTGCCTAGGTCCTGCTGCGGCCAGTGTCCTTGTTCCAGGCCCCTGTCTGAGACCTGGGCCTCCGGCGGGGCTGCTCACAAGACCTTCTTTTCTGGGCTCAGGAGCCACGTGGCCCTCCACTCATCCACCTCTAGCTGGTGCTTCTCAGTGCTCCAGCCCGCATCCTGTAGAcctggggagagggcagaggggtGGTGCTGTGGGGGAGACTCTGGGCTAACCCTGGGGAGAGGGGTAAGGCGCAGCACGGGCTGGGTGTACTGCTCAGGCTCCCCTTGCCTCTGCGGGGTGATCTCTGGTGTAAAATGAGGCTAAAACCTCATCTGGTTGCCGTATGAATTCATTAAGCAGCACAGGGAAAAGGGCTAGAATGGAGTAGGGGCTAAATGAAAGATCATCATCAGTAATTTGtgagccaccccccacccc
The sequence above is drawn from the Cervus canadensis isolate Bull #8, Minnesota chromosome 32, ASM1932006v1, whole genome shotgun sequence genome and encodes:
- the SLC5A2 gene encoding sodium/glucose cotransporter 2 isoform X3; the protein is MEEHTETGSAPVLGEQKALIDNPADILVIAAYFLLVIGVGLWSMCRTNRGTVGGYFLAGRSMVWWPVGASLFASNIGSGHFVGLAGTGAASGLAVAGFEWNALFVVLLLGWLFVPVYLTAGVITMPQYLRKRFGGRRIRLYLSVLSLFLYIFTKISVDMFSGAVFIQQALGWNIYASVIALLVITMIYTVTGGLAALMYTDTVQTFVILAGAFVLMGYAFHEVGGYSGLFDKYLRAVTSLTVSEDPAVGNISSSCYRPRPDSYHLLRDPVTGDLPWPALLLGLTIVSSWYWCSDQVIVQRCLAGKNLTHIKAGCILCGYLKLMPMFLMVMPGMISRVLYPDEVACVVPEVCKRVCGTEVGCSNIAYPRLVVKLMPNGLRGLMLAVMLAALMSSLASIFNSSSTLFTMDIYTRLRPRAGDRELLLVGRLWVVFIVAVSVAWLPVVQAAQGGQLFDYIQSVSSYLAPPVSAVFVLALFVPRVNEKGAFWGLIGGLLMGLARLVPEFSFGSGSCVRPSACPELLCRVHYLYFAILLFVCSGLLTLVVSLCTPPIPRKHLHRLVFSLRHSKEEREDLDAEELEGPTAAPVQNGCPEHAVEMEAPPPPRPGLLRQCLLWFCGVSRGGAGSPPRPTQEETAAAARRLEDISEDPHWARVVNLNALLMMAVATFLWGFYA
- the SLC5A2 gene encoding sodium/glucose cotransporter 2 isoform X1, giving the protein MEEHTETGSAPVLGEQKALIDNPADILVIAAYFLLVIGVGLWSMCRTNRGTVGGYFLAGRSMVWWPVGASLFASNIGSGHFVGLAGTGAASGLAVAGFEWNALFVVLLLGWLFVPVYLTAGVITMPQYLRKRFGGRRIRLYLSVLSLFLYIFTKISVDMFSGAVFIQQALGWNIYASVIALLVITMIYTVTGGLAALMYTDTVQTFVILAGAFVLMGYAFHEVGGYSGLFDKYLRAVTSLTVSEDPAVGNISSSCYRPRPDSYHLLRDPVTGDLPWPALLLGLTIVSSWYWCSDQVIVQRCLAGKNLTHIKAGCILCGYLKLMPMFLMVMPGMISRVLYPDEVACVVPEVCKRVCGTEVGCSNIAYPRLVVKLMPNGLRGLMLAVMLAALMSSLASIFNSSSTLFTMDIYTRLRPRAGDRELLLVGRLWVVFIVAVSVAWLPVVQAAQGGQLFDYIQSVSSYLAPPVSAVFVLALFVPRVNEKGAFWGLIGGLLMGLARLVPEFSFGSGSCVRPSACPELLCRVHYLYFAILLFVCSGLLTLVVSLCTPPIPRKHLHRLVFSLRHSKEEREDLDAEELEGPTAAPVQNGCPEHAVEMEGKALPPGPGAGELGEPSVLRLTVRPQFLPAPPPPRPGLLRQCLLWFCGVSRGGAGSPPRPTQEETAAAARRLEDISEDPHWARVVNLNALLMMAVATFLWGFYA
- the SLC5A2 gene encoding sodium/glucose cotransporter 2 isoform X2, which produces MEEHTETGSAPVLGEQKALIDNPADILVIAAYFLLVIGVGLWVGASLFASNIGSGHFVGLAGTGAASGLAVAGFEWNALFVVLLLGWLFVPVYLTAGVITMPQYLRKRFGGRRIRLYLSVLSLFLYIFTKISVDMFSGAVFIQQALGWNIYASVIALLVITMIYTVTGGLAALMYTDTVQTFVILAGAFVLMGYAFHEVGGYSGLFDKYLRAVTSLTVSEDPAVGNISSSCYRPRPDSYHLLRDPVTGDLPWPALLLGLTIVSSWYWCSDQVIVQRCLAGKNLTHIKAGCILCGYLKLMPMFLMVMPGMISRVLYPDEVACVVPEVCKRVCGTEVGCSNIAYPRLVVKLMPNGLRGLMLAVMLAALMSSLASIFNSSSTLFTMDIYTRLRPRAGDRELLLVGRLWVVFIVAVSVAWLPVVQAAQGGQLFDYIQSVSSYLAPPVSAVFVLALFVPRVNEKGAFWGLIGGLLMGLARLVPEFSFGSGSCVRPSACPELLCRVHYLYFAILLFVCSGLLTLVVSLCTPPIPRKHLHRLVFSLRHSKEEREDLDAEELEGPTAAPVQNGCPEHAVEMEGKALPPGPGAGELGEPSVLRLTVRPQFLPAPPPPRPGLLRQCLLWFCGVSRGGAGSPPRPTQEETAAAARRLEDISEDPHWARVVNLNALLMMAVATFLWGFYA